A single Pseudomonas putida DNA region contains:
- a CDS encoding GreA/GreB family elongation factor: MSRAFVNEDQAAAQADQPVERRVSEQPNYVTASGLRQLQQRVSELNALRSELQAEGERGDKQRLADAERDLRYFSARVQSAQVVPAATSHSKVQIGSRVRFVDEQGQEQVVQLVGEDEADAGRGMINWGSPLGRALLGAGPGDEVLWRRPAGDQMIEVIEIG; the protein is encoded by the coding sequence ATGAGCCGTGCATTCGTCAACGAAGACCAGGCCGCCGCCCAAGCCGACCAACCGGTAGAGCGGCGCGTCAGCGAGCAGCCCAATTACGTGACCGCCAGCGGCCTGCGCCAGCTGCAACAACGCGTGAGCGAACTGAATGCCTTGCGCAGCGAGTTGCAGGCCGAGGGCGAGCGCGGCGACAAGCAGCGCCTGGCCGATGCCGAGCGGGATTTGCGTTATTTTAGCGCGCGGGTGCAGAGCGCGCAGGTGGTGCCGGCCGCGACTTCACACAGCAAGGTACAGATTGGCAGCCGGGTCAGGTTCGTCGACGAGCAGGGCCAGGAGCAGGTGGTGCAGCTGGTGGGCGAAGATGAGGCGGATGCCGGACGCGGGATGATCAACTGGGGGTCACCACTGGGGCGGGCGCTGCTCGGGGCCGGGCCTGGGGATGAAGTGCTGTGGCGGCGGCCGGCGGGGGATCAGATGATCGAAGTAATCGAGATCGGTTGA